A genome region from Bombilactobacillus bombi includes the following:
- a CDS encoding ABC transporter permease — protein sequence MNSTLIINSQRLKQHSYRVVGYVQSPIYIDQKERGRTNLGDGNLSGYIYLPQKNFTDTAYSIMYIRFADLASMNIKPTSAQYQHLLHHKEHQLKTILQKRKRSRLQEIKNQIQRQLLQQQKQLDLLRQQRPNSSQLLTAQHQLQESNQQLITPNYFINERQDNPGFSSFTSLSHRIDTIGNIFPVFFFLIGILITFTTITRMVEENRQEIGILKAIGYRNYEIAQKYLLYAFLTVFIATVVGILAGTKLLPPIVYQILSSTYIFPSYPTHFWITPILEAIGEALIATLGATTYILIIDLQQKPVTLLLPPTPPTGKRIFLERMTKVWHQFSFNQKRIYRNLFRYKARMILTIVGVAGCTGLMVAGFGLRDSVGKVASTQFRQVEHYQAIVTLKPQTKLTLTSPIRDAMSTETHIKDQMPVYLQSIQVRHQPVTLYAVGQRQQLDKYFTLLKIGSQSRMQIPTQGALITQGLARNQKIKSGQIITFRNNNGQKVSLKIAGIVKNYLGNNIFVKQKYLNKQTHQKCQPNAFLLKTASLTSKQRKQFIQHLQASGQVMTTTFFQAQIKQQTAGNTNLQPIVLIFIVLSGILAFVVLFNLTNINISERQRELATMKVLGFYNREVTMTIAEENIIFTIVGIILGIGVGHILTQFIVTMASSSEVTFPLLIPLSGYLFAIIMTLIFLMIVLVITHKKLQALSMITALKANE from the coding sequence TTGAATAGTACATTAATAATTAATAGTCAGCGTTTAAAACAGCATTCTTATCGCGTGGTTGGTTATGTGCAATCTCCTATTTACATAGATCAAAAAGAGCGTGGCAGAACGAATTTAGGAGATGGTAATTTATCTGGCTATATCTATTTGCCACAAAAGAATTTTACTGATACTGCTTATTCAATAATGTATATTCGTTTTGCTGATTTAGCTTCTATGAACATTAAGCCAACTTCTGCACAATATCAACATTTACTCCATCACAAAGAACATCAATTAAAAACTATTTTGCAAAAACGTAAGCGTTCTCGCCTGCAGGAAATTAAAAATCAAATTCAGCGCCAATTGCTACAGCAACAAAAACAATTAGATCTGTTAAGACAACAAAGACCTAATAGTTCACAGCTATTAACAGCTCAACACCAATTACAAGAAAGCAACCAACAATTAATAACGCCGAATTATTTTATCAACGAGCGTCAAGATAATCCTGGGTTTAGTAGTTTTACCAGTTTATCTCACCGAATTGATACTATTGGAAATATTTTTCCAGTCTTTTTCTTTTTAATTGGTATTTTAATTACTTTTACTACTATTACTCGCATGGTAGAAGAAAATCGACAAGAAATTGGTATTTTAAAAGCGATAGGTTATCGTAATTATGAAATTGCACAAAAGTATCTATTATATGCGTTTTTGACAGTTTTTATAGCTACTGTGGTAGGAATATTAGCCGGTACTAAATTATTACCCCCAATTGTTTATCAAATTTTAAGCTCAACTTATATTTTCCCTAGTTATCCGACTCATTTTTGGATAACACCAATTTTAGAGGCAATTGGTGAAGCACTAATTGCGACATTAGGTGCGACAACTTATATTTTAATAATTGATTTGCAGCAAAAACCAGTGACACTTTTATTACCCCCCACACCACCAACCGGCAAAAGAATTTTTTTGGAACGAATGACCAAAGTATGGCATCAATTCAGCTTTAATCAAAAAAGAATTTACCGCAATCTGTTCCGTTACAAAGCACGAATGATTTTAACTATTGTGGGAGTGGCTGGATGTACAGGATTAATGGTGGCTGGATTTGGCTTGCGTGATTCAGTTGGCAAAGTTGCATCAACGCAATTCAGGCAAGTAGAACATTATCAGGCAATTGTTACTTTAAAACCACAAACAAAACTCACTTTAACTAGTCCTATTAGAGATGCGATGAGCACTGAAACGCATATCAAAGATCAAATGCCAGTTTATTTGCAATCCATTCAAGTTCGACATCAGCCAGTAACCTTATATGCAGTTGGGCAGCGGCAACAATTAGATAAATATTTTACGTTGCTCAAAATTGGTTCTCAATCTCGAATGCAAATACCTACTCAAGGGGCGCTCATTACGCAAGGATTAGCTCGTAATCAAAAAATAAAAAGCGGACAAATAATAACTTTTCGAAATAATAATGGCCAAAAGGTATCTTTAAAAATTGCTGGAATAGTCAAAAATTATTTAGGCAATAATATTTTTGTGAAACAAAAGTATTTAAATAAACAAACACACCAAAAATGTCAGCCAAATGCTTTTTTGTTAAAAACGGCTTCTTTAACATCTAAACAACGAAAGCAATTCATTCAACATTTGCAAGCAAGCGGGCAAGTCATGACAACTACTTTTTTCCAAGCACAAATAAAACAACAAACGGCAGGCAATACTAATTTACAACCAATAGTTTTGATTTTTATTGTACTTTCTGGAATTTTAGCTTTTGTAGTGTTGTTTAATTTAACTAATATTAATATTTCAGAAAGACAACGAGAATTAGCCACGATGAAAGTGTTAGGCTTTTATAATCGCGAAGTGACAATGACGATTGCCGAAGAAAATATCATTTTTACAATTGTAGGAATTATTTTAGGTATAGGTGTGGGGCATATTTTAACGCAATTTATTGTAACAATGGCTTCTTCCAGTGAGGTGACTTTTCCACTGCTGATTCCTCTATCAGGCTATCTTTTTGCGATAATAATGACATTAATCTTTTTGATGATTGTATTAGTGATAACACATAAAAAATTACAAGCACTGAGCATGATTACAGCTTTAAAAGCAAACGAATAA
- a CDS encoding acyl carrier protein, producing MTNDEIFEKVKAIIAQQTGNNEKKNFLNSNIKNDLNMDSLDIFEVINELEDQFKIRIEDETEINTIKDLVNFICHQLMIN from the coding sequence GTGACCAATGATGAAATTTTTGAAAAAGTAAAAGCAATTATTGCTCAACAAACAGGCAATAATGAAAAAAAAAATTTTTTAAATTCAAATATCAAAAATGATTTAAATATGGATAGTTTAGATATTTTTGAAGTTATTAATGAATTAGAAGATCAGTTTAAAATCAGGATTGAAGATGAAACAGAAATTAATACAATAAAAGATTTGGTTAATTTCATTTGTCATCAGTTAATGATTAACTGA
- a CDS encoding DUF5067 domain-containing protein — MPKQNNRGHHRFKTRKENINNQSVQNPVQQPQVPPQNGERTNNNQFNQAPVAPNFQPDYQQRNQQPRTNNRTQPVPKQQFSQTTNPQKTNSNSNYRGNFSTQPRPAQTQTTIAVPQINPKQSNFKSNQKPAYPTNKQPQFTSPSDQQQNDLERNVKNKPIKFWKRPVVWIIIAIIAVAAIGLSLYLWLQPAKKATASHSPLKTEKITDSPDKALKSKKRQHPAKDVEKQQKSLQATQKAVQPKARDWKNSGSYDDMKYDSDDFTIQLNNSSDGVKLIPDSSNKPALFIEYTFTNKSKQPLKPSDIVSQDLQLKQNDQLLSAATPASDNHDAQDKLNAAQQEVAPGQKIDTAMMYAIGDTKSTISMYFMDLKTHQLLNTNQPFKL, encoded by the coding sequence ATGCCAAAGCAAAATAACCGTGGGCATCATCGTTTTAAGACACGGAAGGAAAATATCAACAATCAGTCAGTTCAAAATCCAGTGCAACAACCACAAGTTCCACCTCAAAATGGAGAAAGAACTAACAATAATCAGTTCAATCAAGCTCCAGTTGCTCCTAATTTTCAGCCAGATTATCAGCAGCGTAATCAACAACCACGTACAAATAATAGAACTCAACCTGTACCAAAACAGCAATTTTCCCAAACAACTAACCCCCAGAAAACTAATTCCAATTCTAATTATAGAGGGAATTTTAGTACACAACCACGGCCAGCACAAACTCAAACGACTATTGCCGTCCCCCAAATCAATCCAAAACAATCAAATTTTAAATCCAACCAAAAGCCAGCTTATCCAACTAATAAGCAGCCCCAATTTACATCCCCTTCAGATCAGCAACAAAATGACCTTGAACGAAATGTTAAAAACAAGCCAATAAAATTTTGGAAACGACCTGTTGTTTGGATTATAATTGCAATCATTGCAGTTGCAGCTATCGGTCTGAGTCTTTACTTATGGTTGCAGCCTGCTAAAAAAGCTACTGCTTCTCATAGTCCCCTTAAGACTGAAAAAATAACAGATTCACCCGATAAAGCTTTAAAATCAAAAAAACGCCAGCATCCTGCTAAAGATGTTGAGAAACAGCAAAAAAGCTTACAGGCAACTCAAAAAGCTGTGCAGCCGAAAGCTCGCGATTGGAAAAATTCTGGTTCTTATGATGATATGAAATATGATTCTGATGATTTTACTATTCAACTAAATAATTCTTCCGATGGTGTTAAATTAATACCTGATAGTAGTAATAAACCTGCTTTATTTATTGAATATACTTTTACCAATAAAAGTAAACAACCGCTAAAACCATCTGATATAGTTAGTCAGGATTTACAACTAAAACAAAATGACCAGCTCTTATCGGCAGCTACTCCCGCAAGTGATAATCATGACGCTCAGGATAAGTTAAACGCAGCCCAACAAGAAGTAGCTCCTGGACAAAAAATTGATACCGCGATGATGTATGCAATTGGTGATACTAAGAGTACTATTTCCATGTATTTCATGGATTTAAAAACACATCAATTATTGAATACTAATCAACCTTTCAAGCTATAA
- a CDS encoding glycerol dehydrogenase, translating into MTKIFTSPSTYIQGEGELFNSAQYLEKHGKSILLLADESVLKIVGNKLNDYLLDNNFTVKIVVFNGEASELEIKRISEIVQKEQSEIIIGLGGGKTIDTAKAVGDNFKITVVSAPTIASTDAPCSRLSVIYTDDGQFDHYRFYNENPQIVLLDTKVIAGAPVALLISGIADALATNVEATDVRQAQTDNMVAGKQTLAAKAIGQACEDTLFQYAQLAIAANKAHVTTEALNRVIEANTLLSGLGFESGGLAAAHAIHDGFTALKGDIHKLSHGQKVAYGTLVELILNGSDYQRFEKFLKFDLELGLPTTLAEMNLDQVSDEDLMKVAQQACSKDDTMNRMPGTITPNDVFAAIKAVDDYSRDYQAKKR; encoded by the coding sequence ATGACAAAAATATTTACAAGTCCCAGTACTTATATTCAAGGAGAGGGCGAATTATTTAATAGCGCTCAGTATTTGGAAAAGCATGGAAAAAGTATTTTGTTACTTGCCGATGAAAGCGTTTTGAAAATTGTTGGTAATAAATTAAATGATTATTTGTTAGATAATAATTTTACTGTTAAAATTGTTGTTTTTAATGGTGAAGCTTCAGAGTTAGAGATTAAGCGAATTTCTGAGATAGTCCAAAAAGAACAAAGTGAGATTATTATTGGCCTTGGTGGTGGCAAAACAATCGATACTGCAAAAGCAGTTGGGGATAATTTTAAGATTACCGTTGTGAGCGCTCCTACTATTGCTTCTACTGATGCTCCCTGTTCGCGGCTCTCAGTAATTTATACTGATGATGGCCAATTTGATCATTATCGTTTTTACAATGAAAATCCGCAAATTGTCTTGTTAGATACCAAAGTTATTGCAGGCGCTCCCGTAGCATTATTGATTTCTGGAATCGCTGATGCCTTGGCCACTAATGTTGAAGCAACTGATGTTCGTCAAGCACAAACTGATAATATGGTTGCGGGCAAACAAACACTTGCAGCCAAAGCAATTGGTCAAGCCTGTGAAGATACTTTATTCCAATATGCACAGTTAGCTATTGCTGCTAATAAGGCGCATGTAACGACAGAAGCATTGAATCGAGTTATTGAAGCTAATACACTCTTGAGCGGTTTAGGTTTTGAAAGTGGTGGGTTAGCAGCAGCACATGCTATCCATGATGGCTTTACGGCTCTTAAGGGCGATATTCACAAATTGTCTCATGGCCAAAAGGTTGCTTATGGTACATTGGTAGAATTAATTCTTAACGGTAGTGATTATCAACGTTTTGAAAAATTCTTGAAATTTGATTTAGAGTTAGGATTACCAACTACTTTAGCCGAGATGAATCTAGATCAAGTTAGTGACGAAGATTTAATGAAAGTTGCACAACAAGCGTGTTCTAAAGACGACACTATGAATCGGATGCCGGGGACAATTACTCCTAATGATGTCTTTGCGGCCATTAAAGCTGTGGATGATTATAGTCGCGATTATCAAGCCAAAAAGCGTTAA
- a CDS encoding energy-coupling factor transporter transmembrane component T family protein produces the protein MGKMIIGRYLPGNSWIHRLDPRCKFIATFIFVAIVFLANNWLTYLLLGIFVLGAVTLSQVSLRFFIKGVRPMIFLILFTVALQIFLTPGGQPFWQWGIFSLSALSIKNGVFIFVRFLLIIFISTLLTITTTPLQMADAIGSILKPLKVVHFPVEEVALMLSIALQFIPLLSDETTKIMNAQRARGVDFGDGNILRQIKAIVPILIPLFVSSFNIAYDLSIAMESRGYQGSERRSKYRQLNWNSADSLVMMIFVLLTILLIILRS, from the coding sequence TCGTGGATTCATCGTTTAGATCCAAGATGTAAATTTATTGCAACCTTTATTTTTGTAGCAATTGTTTTTTTAGCCAATAATTGGTTAACTTATTTATTATTAGGCATTTTTGTTTTAGGTGCAGTAACTTTATCACAAGTATCTTTACGCTTTTTTATTAAGGGCGTACGGCCTATGATTTTTTTGATTTTATTTACGGTCGCCTTACAAATCTTTTTAACTCCCGGGGGGCAACCATTTTGGCAATGGGGAATTTTTTCGCTATCGGCTCTAAGTATTAAAAACGGAGTTTTTATTTTTGTGCGGTTTTTGTTAATTATATTTATTTCTACTTTATTGACAATTACAACGACTCCCTTGCAAATGGCGGATGCAATTGGCTCTATTTTAAAGCCACTCAAAGTGGTTCATTTTCCTGTAGAAGAAGTTGCTTTGATGTTGTCGATTGCTTTGCAGTTTATCCCACTTTTATCAGATGAAACTACTAAAATCATGAATGCTCAACGAGCTCGGGGAGTCGATTTTGGTGATGGCAATATTTTACGGCAAATTAAGGCGATTGTCCCAATTTTAATTCCTTTATTTGTTAGTAGTTTTAATATTGCTTATGATTTATCTATTGCGATGGAATCTCGCGGATATCAAGGCAGTGAACGCCGCAGCAAATATCGGCAGTTAAATTGGAATTCTGCGGATTCACTTGTGATGATGATATTTGTTTTATTAACGATTTTATTAATTATTTTACGGAGTTAA
- a CDS encoding cation diffusion facilitator family transporter has product MAEHHQAGNLSDTKFAGVTILNATITIVEFIGGILSGSLGLISDAFHNMEDTLSVVLSFVAHLISKKDSNERQTFGYQRAEILAAFVNSAILIAITIILIFEGIRRLGHPQKINSGIMLLVSIVGLIANLLSMLLMEADSHHNLNIKATFLHMAADTLSSLGVIVAALLIKYFNWFWADPVLTLLTAAWIMKESYSVIKQTVSILMEASPNIDLQQLQQTMLQIPEIVNVHHVHLWRLDEHLIAFDAHINVQSTETMAQLEAIYQKVEQLLKEQYGINHVTLQAECQRGLNENLVYHHKN; this is encoded by the coding sequence ATGGCTGAACATCATCAAGCAGGTAACTTGTCTGATACTAAGTTTGCAGGCGTGACAATTTTAAATGCGACAATTACAATTGTTGAATTTATTGGTGGCATTCTATCGGGAAGTTTAGGATTAATTTCAGATGCATTTCATAACATGGAAGATACTTTGTCAGTAGTTTTATCTTTTGTTGCACATCTCATTAGTAAAAAGGATAGTAATGAGCGCCAGACATTTGGTTATCAACGTGCAGAAATTCTAGCAGCGTTTGTTAACTCGGCAATTTTAATTGCTATTACTATCATTTTGATATTTGAAGGAATTCGACGTTTGGGTCATCCCCAAAAAATTAATAGTGGTATTATGCTGCTTGTTTCTATTGTTGGGTTAATTGCTAATTTGCTTTCTATGTTATTAATGGAAGCTGATTCTCATCACAATTTGAATATTAAGGCTACTTTTTTACATATGGCTGCAGATACGTTATCTTCTTTAGGAGTCATTGTAGCAGCGTTATTGATTAAATATTTTAATTGGTTTTGGGCAGATCCAGTATTAACATTATTAACAGCTGCTTGGATTATGAAAGAATCATACAGTGTCATCAAGCAGACTGTTTCTATCTTAATGGAAGCCAGTCCTAATATTGATTTGCAACAATTACAACAAACCATGCTTCAAATTCCAGAAATTGTTAATGTTCATCACGTTCATCTTTGGCGCCTTGATGAACATTTAATTGCCTTTGATGCTCATATTAATGTCCAATCAACCGAAACAATGGCACAATTAGAAGCTATCTATCAAAAAGTTGAGCAATTATTAAAAGAACAATATGGCATCAACCATGTTACATTGCAAGCTGAGTGTCAACGTGGATTGAATGAAAATTTAGTCTATCATCATAAAAATTAA
- the truA gene encoding tRNA pseudouridine(38-40) synthase TruA, which yields MTVYKMTLQYDGTRYHGFQRQPKLLTIQGTIEKALTTMTKGKVVDVIGSGRTDAGVHALGQVISFDYPGDIPADKMVKALNSLMPRDILFVDGNWAAHDFNARFDTVSKIYEYRVALGRYTDPFLRLYTGHYPFKVDLNRLQLALEDVVGTHDFTSFEASGSVIRNKVRTIYTADLDTSNYPHEIRLIFHGDGFLYNMVRIMVATLLEISNGRRDVHDFLRLYDVQDRQQARLTAPASGLYLKKVFYPANTVD from the coding sequence ATGACAGTCTACAAAATGACCCTTCAATATGATGGCACGCGCTATCATGGATTTCAACGTCAGCCAAAATTGCTGACTATTCAAGGAACAATTGAAAAAGCTTTAACTACTATGACCAAGGGCAAAGTAGTTGATGTTATTGGTTCAGGACGTACAGATGCGGGAGTCCATGCGTTAGGTCAAGTAATATCTTTTGATTATCCAGGAGATATTCCAGCAGATAAAATGGTCAAAGCGCTTAATAGTTTAATGCCACGTGATATTTTATTTGTCGATGGCAATTGGGCTGCCCATGATTTTAATGCGCGATTTGATACTGTTAGTAAAATTTATGAATACCGGGTGGCTTTAGGTCGCTATACGGATCCATTTTTACGGTTATACACCGGTCATTATCCGTTTAAAGTTGACTTGAATAGATTACAGCTAGCCTTAGAAGATGTAGTTGGCACTCATGATTTTACGAGTTTTGAAGCTAGTGGCAGTGTCATTCGAAATAAAGTAAGAACCATTTATACTGCCGATTTAGATACTAGTAACTATCCTCATGAAATTAGATTAATCTTTCATGGGGATGGTTTTTTGTACAACATGGTGCGGATAATGGTTGCGACACTTTTAGAAATTAGTAATGGCCGGCGAGATGTTCATGATTTTTTACGCTTATATGACGTTCAAGATCGTCAACAAGCGCGACTAACAGCACCAGCTAGTGGTTTATATTTAAAAAAAGTTTTTTATCCTGCTAATACCGTTGACTAA
- the rplM gene encoding 50S ribosomal protein L13, whose amino-acid sequence MRTTPLAKPSEVERKWYLIDATDVVLGRLSTAVATILRGKNKPTFTPNVDTGDHVIVINADKIKLTGKKASKKLYYHHSNHPGGLKVKSAGQILADNPERLIEMSIRGMLPKNSLGRQQFKKLHVYAGSEHNNAAQQPEVLDINKLI is encoded by the coding sequence ATGCGTACAACACCATTAGCTAAACCAAGTGAAGTTGAACGTAAATGGTATCTTATTGACGCAACTGATGTCGTTTTAGGACGTCTATCAACCGCTGTAGCTACAATCTTACGTGGCAAAAATAAACCAACATTTACCCCGAACGTTGATACAGGTGACCATGTTATCGTTATTAACGCTGACAAAATTAAATTGACTGGTAAAAAGGCTTCTAAGAAGCTTTATTATCATCACAGTAATCATCCCGGTGGTTTAAAAGTTAAATCTGCTGGACAGATTCTGGCTGATAATCCAGAAAGATTAATTGAAATGTCAATTCGGGGAATGCTGCCAAAGAATTCCCTTGGTCGTCAACAATTTAAAAAGCTCCACGTTTATGCTGGCTCAGAGCACAATAATGCTGCTCAGCAACCTGAAGTTTTAGATATTAATAAGTTGATTTAA
- the lepB gene encoding signal peptidase I, translated as MHLMKKLWITLKAKIHNNAYLLSILIGLFTTVIVLTYVIVNVVWINGEVRGRSMQPNFYNGDRVFAAPNADIHRGDIIIIDPPGSVENKPFIKRVIGLPGDTITSKNDVTYINGHAINEPYLDPYKAKLKSGQLLTPDFSLQKSFGTKKVPRHSYFVLGDNRHQSVDSRVFGFVSHDRVIGVVKMRFWPLNRITFY; from the coding sequence ATGCATCTAATGAAAAAACTTTGGATTACTTTAAAAGCTAAAATTCATAACAACGCCTATTTATTATCGATTCTCATAGGTTTGTTTACCACAGTCATTGTTTTAACATATGTAATTGTGAATGTTGTATGGATTAATGGTGAAGTCCGGGGACGTTCCATGCAGCCCAATTTTTATAATGGTGATCGAGTTTTCGCTGCGCCGAACGCTGATATTCATCGTGGTGATATTATTATTATCGATCCTCCTGGGTCCGTTGAAAATAAGCCCTTTATTAAACGTGTGATTGGTTTGCCAGGAGACACTATTACCTCTAAAAATGATGTTACCTATATTAACGGCCATGCTATTAATGAACCTTATTTAGATCCTTACAAGGCCAAATTAAAGTCTGGGCAATTATTGACACCGGATTTTAGTTTACAAAAGTCTTTTGGTACCAAAAAAGTCCCCCGCCATTCTTATTTCGTGTTAGGGGATAATCGCCATCAATCTGTTGATAGTCGTGTTTTTGGCTTTGTGTCTCATGATCGTGTTATCGGCGTCGTTAAAATGCGCTTCTGGCCATTAAATCGAATCACTTTTTATTAA
- the rpsI gene encoding 30S ribosomal protein S9, translating into MAQVSYAGTGRRKDSVARVRLVPGKGNVTINKRDAKDYIPSASLIQDLKQPLDITETTDSYDVLANVQGGGFAGQAGAIRHGIARALLEVDPDFRGPLKRAGMLTRDPRMKERKKPGLKKARKASQFSKR; encoded by the coding sequence TTGGCACAAGTATCTTATGCTGGAACTGGCCGTCGTAAAGATTCCGTGGCTCGTGTCCGTTTAGTACCTGGAAAAGGTAACGTTACTATTAATAAGCGGGATGCAAAAGACTACATCCCATCTGCAAGTTTAATCCAAGATTTGAAACAACCTCTAGATATTACTGAAACAACAGATAGTTATGATGTTTTAGCTAATGTTCAAGGTGGCGGTTTTGCCGGTCAAGCTGGCGCTATTCGTCATGGTATTGCACGGGCATTACTAGAAGTTGATCCTGATTTTCGTGGACCTTTAAAGCGCGCAGGCATGTTAACTCGTGACCCACGGATGAAAGAACGTAAAAAGCCAGGCTTGAAAAAGGCTCGTAAAGCTTCACAATTTTCCAAGCGTTAA
- a CDS encoding HAD family hydrolase, with amino-acid sequence MIEAVLFDIDGTLLDTEKQVLAGLQHALKEQKNLTVASEDLFYTLGIPGEKAVADFADSPQEIAAILTSWEEQMKINFQSVKIFPGIIDLLRGLQKKGIKMGIVTSKTQSEFDDEVKPFGLNQYFQTIVTASDTTKHKPNPEPVLKGLENLQVNPKTAIYVGDAVYDLLSGQQAGARFALATWGAKIHSEFTQANYQLQNPHDLLDIVQQENN; translated from the coding sequence ATGATTGAAGCAGTTTTATTCGATATTGATGGCACTTTGTTGGACACAGAAAAACAAGTCTTGGCTGGCTTGCAGCACGCCTTAAAAGAGCAAAAAAATTTAACTGTGGCTAGTGAAGATTTATTCTATACTTTAGGAATTCCTGGAGAAAAAGCTGTGGCTGATTTTGCAGATTCTCCTCAAGAAATTGCAGCCATTTTAACTAGTTGGGAAGAGCAAATGAAAATTAATTTTCAGTCGGTGAAAATTTTCCCAGGTATTATCGATTTATTGAGGGGCTTGCAAAAAAAGGGTATAAAAATGGGCATCGTAACTTCTAAAACGCAATCTGAATTTGATGATGAAGTCAAACCTTTTGGGTTGAATCAGTATTTTCAAACGATTGTAACTGCTTCTGATACAACTAAACATAAGCCTAATCCTGAACCAGTTTTAAAGGGTCTAGAAAATTTACAAGTTAATCCTAAGACTGCAATTTATGTGGGAGATGCTGTTTATGATTTACTTAGTGGACAACAAGCAGGAGCTAGATTTGCTTTAGCAACTTGGGGTGCCAAAATCCATTCTGAATTTACTCAGGCAAACTATCAATTACAAAATCCACACGATTTATTAGATATTGTGCAACAAGAAAATAACTAA
- a CDS encoding MarR family winged helix-turn-helix transcriptional regulator, which translates to MDQAKLKHINKLLSTVFANVMHAEEQALKNSQFNDITIHEIHAINAITMYQHKTSSQIAAELQITPGTVTTMVNKLVRKGYVVRIHSDDDRRFVRLGLTRKGRLFYRIHDAYHRKMIGKIMDGFTDEQVYLFEKALINAEAFFENPSLDDSSIDDNN; encoded by the coding sequence ATGGATCAAGCAAAATTAAAGCATATAAATAAACTCTTGAGTACTGTATTTGCAAATGTAATGCATGCTGAGGAGCAAGCTTTAAAAAATAGTCAGTTTAATGATATTACTATTCATGAAATACATGCGATTAATGCAATTACTATGTATCAACATAAGACGAGTTCGCAGATTGCTGCTGAATTGCAAATTACACCAGGAACTGTGACTACAATGGTTAATAAATTAGTACGAAAAGGTTATGTTGTGCGCATTCATAGTGACGATGATCGGCGCTTTGTACGTTTAGGATTAACCCGAAAGGGACGCTTATTCTATCGAATTCATGATGCTTATCATCGTAAAATGATTGGCAAAATTATGGATGGTTTTACTGATGAACAGGTTTATTTATTTGAAAAAGCCTTAATAAATGCTGAAGCTTTCTTTGAAAATCCATCGTTAGATGATAGTAGTATTGATGATAATAATTAA